One segment of Pseudomonas sp. FP2196 DNA contains the following:
- the yghU gene encoding glutathione-dependent disulfide-bond oxidoreductase produces the protein MSKAPYVPPTVWKNEAASGGQFASINRPIAGPTHEKTLPVGKHPLQLYSLATPNGVKVTILLEELLALGHTAAEYDAWLIRIGEGDQFSSGFVDINPNSKIPALLDRSVEPPVRVFESGSILLYLAEKFGAFLPKDPAGRTETLNWLFWQMGSAPYLGGGFGHFYAYAPEKMEYPINRFTMETKRQLDVLNRRLAESPYLAGDSYSIADIAVWSWYGQLVRNNVYSAAEFLSAHEYTHVQRWAEDIANRPAVVRGLRVNRTWGDEATQVPERHQADDLNSPLSHS, from the coding sequence ATGAGTAAAGCGCCCTACGTTCCGCCCACAGTCTGGAAGAACGAAGCAGCATCCGGCGGCCAGTTCGCCAGCATCAACCGCCCGATTGCCGGGCCGACGCATGAGAAAACGCTGCCAGTCGGCAAGCACCCGTTACAGCTCTATTCGCTGGCCACACCCAATGGCGTGAAGGTGACCATCCTGCTTGAGGAGTTGCTGGCGCTGGGGCATACCGCCGCCGAATATGACGCATGGCTGATCCGCATTGGCGAGGGCGATCAGTTCTCCAGCGGTTTTGTCGATATCAATCCGAACTCGAAAATTCCCGCGCTGCTCGACCGCAGCGTCGAGCCACCGGTTCGTGTGTTCGAGTCGGGCTCGATCCTGCTTTATCTCGCGGAGAAGTTCGGCGCCTTCCTGCCCAAGGATCCGGCTGGACGCACCGAAACCCTCAACTGGCTGTTCTGGCAGATGGGCTCGGCGCCTTATCTGGGCGGCGGGTTTGGGCACTTCTATGCGTATGCGCCGGAGAAAATGGAGTACCCGATCAACCGCTTCACCATGGAAACCAAGCGACAACTGGATGTGCTCAATCGGCGCCTCGCCGAAAGCCCTTACCTTGCCGGTGACAGCTACTCCATTGCCGACATCGCAGTCTGGTCGTGGTACGGCCAACTGGTGCGCAACAATGTCTATTCGGCGGCGGAGTTCCTTTCGGCGCATGAGTACACCCATGTGCAGCGCTGGGCAGAGGACATCGCCAATCGTCCAGCGGTCGTTCGCGGGTTGCGCGTCAACCGGACGTGGGGTGATGAGGCGACTCAGGTGCCTGAACGTCATCAGGCCGATGACCTGAACTCCCCTCTCTCCCACTCGTAA